The Desulfurobacterium atlanticum nucleotide sequence TTTTCTTGAAGAATCTCTTTTGCTGTAAGGAAAGGAGAGATCGTTTCCTCTGTTAGTTTGAAAGAATGAGTGATGCTTTTGTGGAGCTTAAGGACAAACTGCAGATTGTATTTTGTGTAAACTTTTATTGAGCTTTTGGTGGGAAGTCTGTAAAAGGATGCATTTATTTCCAAACCGTTAAAGTGCTTTGAATAAAAGTCAAGAAAAGATGATAACGGAAGTCCTTCAGGGTAAAAAATTCCTTTCCAGTCTTTATAAAAGAATCCGCTTGTACCGATGATGATGTTTTTCATTTCTTGACGTTTGCCCTCTTAAGAAATAAAAATAAGTGTTATCATATCTGTTATTAAATATTGTAATAAAATTTGGAGGTTTGTATAGATGTTTAAAGTGCTTGTTACAGAACACATAGCAGAGCCGGGTATAGAGATTTTAAGGAATCAGCCTGATGTTGAGTTAACTTATGACCCGGAACTTTTCAGGGATTTTGAGAAGATTCTTCAGATTATTCCAGAGTATGATGCGATTATTACAAGGAGCGGGACGCCGGTTAATAAAGAGCTATTATCAAAAGCTGAAAAATTAAAAGTTATTGGAAGAGCCGGGGTTGGTGTTGATAACATTGACCTTGATGAAGCTTCAAGAAGAGGAATACTTGTTGTTAATGCACCTACGGGAAACACTCTTGCTGCAACAGAACACACGATGGGTATGATGATAGCTGCTGCTCGCCAAATTCCGCAAGCGCATAATTCGTTGAAAATTGAAAGAAGGTGGGATAGAAAGAAATTTATGGGCGTTGAGCTTGCAGGAAAGACACTTGGTATTATCGGTTTCGGACGTATAGGATCAAGGGTTGGTATAAGAGCAAAAGCCTTTGATATGAAAGTTATCGCTTATGACCCGTATATAAAGAAAGAGAAAGCTGAAAAACTTGGTGTGGAGCTTCTTGATTCTCTTGATGAGCTTCTTGAAAGGGCTGATGTTATAACGGTTCATACTCCTTTGACAGATGAAACAAGGAATATGATTACCAGAAAAGAGATAGAAAAGATGAAGGATGGTGTTATCCTTCTTAACATAGCAAGAGGTGGGATTATAAATGAGCAGGATCTTTATGAAGCTCTTAAAAGCGGAAAAGTGAGAGCGGCGGCAGTTGATGTGTTTGTAAAAGAGCCGGCCAATGATAATATTCTTCTTGATGCTCCAAATATTATTGTTACTCCCCACATAGGTGCTAACACATTTGAATCTCAAACGAACGTTGCTGTTATTATTGCCAATCAGGTGCTTGCTGCTTTAAGAGGAGAAGAGGTTGAATTTGCAGTTAATGCACCGTTTGAGGAAACAACGGCTAAAGTGATGAAGCCGTGGATGGAGCTTGCTGAAAAGTTAGGGCTTTTTGCCGTTCAGGTTGCCTGTGCCCGTTCAAAAGAGATAGTAATTGAGTATATAGGTGATCTTGGAGAGGATGTTAAAGCATTTACAGCTGCGTTTTTAAAAGGGTTTTTAAGTAAGATTGTTGATATTCCTGTTAACTATATCAATGCCCCTTTTCTTGCAAAAGAGAGAGGTCTTCGTATAGTTGAAGTGAGAAAAGAGGAAGGGACAAACTTTAAAAGACTTATGAGAGTTGCCTGTGAAATAGATGGTAAAAGGTTTTCTGTAGCTGGAACGGTTATGGAAGGTAAGTTTCCGAAAATCGTTGAAATCAATAACTTCCTTTTTGACCTTGTCCCTTCCGGAAGGCTTTTAATAATTAAAAATATTGATGTTCCTGGTGTTATAGGAAAAATGGGTTCAATTCTCGGAAAGCATAATGTTAATATTGCTGGATTTCAGCTTGGAAGAGTTGGAAGAGGTAAGGAAGCCAAAGCTATAATTCTTGTTGATGATGAAGTTCCAGCAGCTGCTATGGAGGAGATTTCAAAGCTTCCTGAAATTATGGAAGTGCAGAAAGTTGATTTAGGTTAAACAGTTTCTTTTACGGGCACACAGGTGCCCGTAATTTTCTATGAAATTCTGCTCCTTTCTTTTTATTAATAAAATTTTTGGGAAGTTTAGATGAAAAATTTTGTTAGCGACCTTATAAAAGTTTCAAAACCTGCATCCTATCTCCCACTTGAGGTTAATCTTCCTAAAATTTCCTTTAAAGAAAGGGATATCAGGTTTGTTCTATCTTATCCAGACTTTTATGAGATAGGTATGTCTCATTTTGGGGGAAAAATAATTTATCACGTCTTAAATAACCTTACCGATTTTGCCCTGTGCCACAGGGTATATCTCCCAAAACCTGATATGCAGAAATTTTTAAAAGAAAAAGATATACCTCTTTATGCAATTG carries:
- the serA gene encoding phosphoglycerate dehydrogenase — its product is MFKVLVTEHIAEPGIEILRNQPDVELTYDPELFRDFEKILQIIPEYDAIITRSGTPVNKELLSKAEKLKVIGRAGVGVDNIDLDEASRRGILVVNAPTGNTLAATEHTMGMMIAAARQIPQAHNSLKIERRWDRKKFMGVELAGKTLGIIGFGRIGSRVGIRAKAFDMKVIAYDPYIKKEKAEKLGVELLDSLDELLERADVITVHTPLTDETRNMITRKEIEKMKDGVILLNIARGGIINEQDLYEALKSGKVRAAAVDVFVKEPANDNILLDAPNIIVTPHIGANTFESQTNVAVIIANQVLAALRGEEVEFAVNAPFEETTAKVMKPWMELAEKLGLFAVQVACARSKEIVIEYIGDLGEDVKAFTAAFLKGFLSKIVDIPVNYINAPFLAKERGLRIVEVRKEEGTNFKRLMRVACEIDGKRFSVAGTVMEGKFPKIVEINNFLFDLVPSGRLLIIKNIDVPGVIGKMGSILGKHNVNIAGFQLGRVGRGKEAKAIILVDDEVPAAAMEEISKLPEIMEVQKVDLG